One genomic region from Sphingobacterium sp. UGAL515B_05 encodes:
- a CDS encoding SH3 domain-containing protein has product MGCYLIILVIGPFCSKAQENLKFDDNFNLWNIQKGQSATVFATKAYVRAQPSLKAAILDSLSAGNVVTITSAPFKGNTLKNFYAPWYEISYSDGNSKKNGFIWLGLLALGKQTASDGSQYIYGIERFTTGNNEQEEGHLSTVVKLLDANGNFMAEHTFPFTYSEQSFSQSKLLPAMGLQNVRQIIRIEFLGEACGIPSEYNYVAWTGQRLVDLPSRYSVSDAGVFYYDEKILFPSEHGKNNQIIYKYIEEGEAIDDNAENPNFKITKKSEEFLWNGNSFEKLPTAK; this is encoded by the coding sequence ATGGGATGCTATTTAATCATCTTGGTCATCGGACCATTTTGCTCAAAGGCACAGGAAAATTTAAAATTTGACGATAATTTCAACTTATGGAACATACAAAAGGGTCAATCGGCAACTGTTTTTGCCACAAAAGCTTATGTGCGTGCTCAACCTAGTCTTAAGGCAGCAATCTTAGATTCTTTATCGGCAGGAAATGTTGTTACGATCACCAGTGCGCCATTCAAAGGAAATACACTGAAAAATTTTTATGCTCCTTGGTATGAGATAAGTTATTCCGACGGTAACAGTAAAAAAAATGGTTTTATTTGGCTCGGACTATTAGCGCTCGGAAAACAAACCGCTTCGGACGGCTCGCAATATATTTACGGTATTGAACGTTTTACAACCGGCAACAATGAACAGGAAGAGGGTCATCTCTCAACAGTTGTTAAGCTTCTCGATGCAAACGGAAATTTCATGGCAGAACATACCTTCCCCTTCACCTATTCGGAACAATCGTTCTCACAAAGTAAATTGCTACCAGCGATGGGCCTTCAAAATGTCAGACAAATCATCCGCATCGAATTCCTGGGTGAAGCCTGTGGTATACCTTCTGAGTACAACTATGTGGCATGGACAGGACAACGACTTGTCGATCTTCCTAGCCGGTATTCGGTGAGTGATGCTGGTGTGTTCTATTACGATGAAAAGATTCTTTTCCCTTCCGAACACGGAAAAAATAATCAGATTATCTATAAATACATTGAAGAGGGAGAAGCTATTGACGACAATGCAGAAAATCCCAATTTCAAAATCACAAAAAAAAGTGAAGAATTTCTATGGAACGGTAATAGCTTTGAAAAGCTTCCAACGGCTAAATAG
- a CDS encoding MFS transporter translates to MNQISKFGIFALLLSSSLTIMVGTVIARSLKEISVHLGFEENPGLLITLPSLGVVIFAPFVGKLIDRKGAYLMLRWGLIPYALLGLLGPLLTNPYLVVIDRILLGIATASIQAAGTGLIALLFIGDDRMKMIAWQGMAIELGGVVILSALKGNGGFSHHTRYVTVGGMMSDSITLSSSILRSTDIQLSGSGLGTWRPEEIKLLIAEILPEMFQLAADGKLKIETVNIPLKNIENAWEMNIDGGKRFVVLI, encoded by the coding sequence ATGAATCAGATATCAAAATTTGGAATTTTCGCTTTGCTACTGAGCAGCAGTTTAACAATTATGGTTGGAACTGTTATAGCGCGGTCATTAAAAGAAATTTCAGTCCATTTAGGATTTGAAGAAAATCCAGGTTTGTTGATTACGTTGCCTTCGCTCGGCGTAGTAATTTTTGCACCCTTCGTTGGGAAATTGATTGACCGAAAGGGAGCATATCTGATGCTTAGATGGGGTTTGATACCTTATGCTTTACTTGGGCTGCTGGGGCCCCTTCTTACCAACCCTTATTTGGTTGTGATAGATCGTATTCTTTTAGGTATTGCTACGGCGTCAATACAGGCAGCTGGAACGGGCTTAATTGCATTACTATTCATTGGTGACGACCGCATGAAAATGATAGCCTGGCAAGGTATGGCTATTGAACTGGGCGGGGTCGTGATCTTATCGGCGTTAAAAGGCAATGGTGGATTTTCGCACCATACGCGTTACGTTACTGTTGGCGGAATGATGAGCGATTCAATTACGTTGTCATCTTCCATTTTACGCAGTACAGATATTCAGCTTTCAGGCTCGGGTTTAGGTACCTGGAGACCGGAAGAAATAAAGTTATTGATTGCCGAAATACTTCCCGAAATGTTTCAGCTTGCTGCTGACGGAAAATTAAAAATCGAAACGGTAAATATTCCACTTAAAAACATTGAAAACGCTTGGGAAATGAATATCGATGGAGGCAAACGCTTCGTTGTTTTAATCTGA